Proteins from a genomic interval of Plasmodium reichenowi strain SY57 chromosome 13, whole genome shotgun sequence:
- a CDS encoding mRNA-decapping enzyme 2, putative, giving the protein MPNNKLQKNLANKLPNSSKGTKLFSAQRIKQLAKDKKLLDDALLDCYGRFIALLPEFLLKDHVHLYFQIQEAYWWYDDMWQDKYPDKLPKLSLKTFGYLICDDCPILKKYVPPSAHEQFSLNWRRYCRTIPLRGAILLNHDLRKCLLVKGWSTDSWSFPRGKVDELEEDSVCACREIYEEIGIDIFPYIDEQVYIETHIEDQPIKLFVIPGIREDTKFQPKTRKEIGDIRWFDIEKLLEYKDSKRRKETFFDNKKERINYMFVCPFIPNLIKWINVLKLSIKGKVSKKNTYVSGSSILSYKYQITGIDAHIIKKLQNADMETKDMYKSNYYFFKSDDDYYYDEEVDSLSNKDTYTDVLNVNSMNSDMMKQNNTFDKGYLSMSNDSSNNNNNNNNNNNNNNNSRMLIHNSVYKNEEGSNISYGNIYNNFVPNVFNMDNMKKDHIMDKCNEDNMNDDMVNNNMNHNIIYDKKVMSNNNTKHNNNNNNNNNIKHNNSYHNNNSNNKDGKKVINNMLVKGNMNNNNNNYYHYNNKYYYNNKYMYYPNYNINYGNNYNMYYNRGYHSYFNKNGDQDFYQKMYRNHIKKIGVGHLSALRLKEVGLRSFDDQYIEKRKYFQMRVYGNNKNKLLYNAKNDIYGNHRKMMRNAYHSVDDSSVYYKSSRNTNLDACNDKTFGENHMNGWSAEDMFKLNEQKFGIQSTYNIDNYTTPLNCNDEKKGSRYLKEALKSVNVKGVSSNGLTGLLSASSDRSPINKEIQYFLNNTKNMLSKGNMNSTKENVDMVIPKSSNNNNNNNNNNNNKQNHNSNVNISEMNKLSKCVESNPNLNVGKEEVDHIKMVKKKDILDITKKNNNNNNDNANVDNSKKVMMKKKKKSLGEMSKGIERNGSYYSLKGDIREKNKDNVKNNKMTSNVMDTNICDNNNIIKLKNDNLSNKLKNNKNNDISINDNKKMNSQNIVVNKNIFSPSTSVTNICDDRNIVKKISVGSKKNVKDKFDIFNFDDSYTDDDMDDKDVSSINREDDINVNTLTGKILMGLIKGSSSLNNEEEENTAKMNKQLDVKNGIDNDNNNNNNNNISEGVVINNKKKDTVKNNSCQRKKEIHITSEIYKDNHKKKDVKKLHMEKANSRKNDQINNDDNKTVKDKMKRKNKTTVDNKRSENFNETEIMEKLSKHLNSYNPFE; this is encoded by the coding sequence ATGCCTAATAATAAGTTGCAGAAGAATTTAGCTAATAAATTGCCCAATAGTTCAAAGGGCACGAAACTATTTAGTGCTCAAAGAATTAAGCAGCTAGCCAAAGATAAGAAATTATTAGACGATGCTTTATTAGATTGTTATGGAAGATTTATCGCATTATTACCTGagtttttattaaaagatcatgtgcatttatattttcaaattCAAGAAGCGTATTGGTGGTATGATGATATGTGGCAGGATAAATATCCAGACAAATTACCAAAGTTGAGTTTAAAAACATTTGGTTATTTAATATGTGACGATTGTCCaattttaaagaaatatgTACCTCCATCAGCTCATGAAcaattttctttaaattgGAGAAGATATTGTAGAACGATACCATTGAGAGGTGCTATTCTTTTAAACCATGATTTAAGAAAATGTTTACTAGTAAAGGGATGGAGCACAGATAGTTGGTCTTTTCCAAGAGGAAAAGTGGATGAATTAGAAGAAGATTCTGTGTGTGCTTGTCGAGAGATCTACGAAGAAATTGGTATAGATATATTTCCGTATATTGATGAGCAAGTATATATCGAAACTCATATTGAAGATCAGCccataaaattatttgtaaTTCCAGGTATAAGAGAAGATACAAAATTTCAGCCCAAGACAAGAAAAGAAATTGGAGACATTCGGTGGTTCGATATCGAGAAACTATTAGAATATAAAGATTCcaaaagaagaaaagaaaCCTTTTTTGACAATAAAAAAGAGCgtattaattatatgtttgtATGTCCGTTTATCCCGAATTTGATTAAATGGATTaatgttttaaaattatctataaaaggaaaagtttcaaaaaaaaataccTACGTTTCAGGAAGTAGTATATTATCTTATAAATATCAAATAACTGGTATCGACGCtcatattataaagaaattgCAAAATGCAGATATGGAAACGAAGGATATGTATAAATcgaattattatttttttaaaagtgatgatgattattattatgatgaagAAGTTGATTCTTTATCTAACAAAGACACGTATACGGATGTTTTAAATGTGAACAGTATGAATAGTGACATGATGAAACAGAATAATACATTTGATAAGGGATATTTGAGTATGAGTAATGatagtagtaataataataataataataataataataataataataataataatagcCGTATGTTAATACATAATAGTGTGTATAAAAATGAGGAGGGTTCAAATATATCTTATGGGAACATTTACAACAATTTTGTACCTAATGTGTTTAATATGGACAACATGAAAAAGGATCATATAATGGACAAGTGTAATGAggataatatgaatgatgatatggtgaataataatatgaatcataatataatatatgacAAGAAGGTTATgagtaataataatactaaacataataataataataataataataataatattaagcATAATAATAGTTATCATAATAACAATAGCAATAATAAGGATGGCAAGAAagttataaataatatgcTTGTGAAAGgaaatatgaacaataataataataattattaccattataataacaaatattattataacaataaatatatgtattacccaaattataatataaattacGGTAATAActataatatgtattataatagAGGATATCATAGCTACTTCAATAAAAATGGTGATCAAGATTTTTATCAGAAGATGTATAGGAatcatattaaaaaaataggCGTGGGTCATCTCTCAGCCTTACGATTGAAGGAGGTAGGTTTAAGAAGTTTTGATGATCAATATATTGAGAAGAGGAAATATTTTCAGATGAGAGTATATGGAAATAATAAGAACaaattgttatataatgcaaagaatgatatatatggaAATCATAGAAAGATGATGAGAAATGCTTATCATTCAGTGGACGACTCTTCTGTGTATTACAAGTCATCAAGAAATACGAATCTAGACGCATGTAATGACAAAACGTTTGGAGAAAATCACATGAATGGTTGGAGTGCCGAGGATATGTTTAAATTGAATGAACAGAAGTTTGGAATACAATcaacatataatatagataattATACAACACCCTTAAATTGTAATGATGAGAAGAAGGGTAGTAGATATTTAAAAGAGGCTTTAAAAAGTGTAAATGTAAAAGGTGTGTCTTCTAATGGTTTGACTGGTCTTCTTTCTGCTTCCTCTGATAGAAGTCCGATAAATAAAGAGattcaatattttttaaataacacaaaaaatatgttatcAAAGGGAAATATGAATAGCACTAAGGAGAATGTTGATATGGTTATACCTAAAAgttcaaataataataataataataataataataataataataaacaaaatcACAATAGTAATGTTAATATTAGTGAGATGAACAAGTTGTCCAAGTGTGTGGAGAGCAATCCAAATTTAAATGTCGGAAAAGAAGAGGTTGATCATATAAAGATGGTTAAGAAGAAAGATATTTTGGATATCACGAAAAAGaacaataacaataataatgataatgcTAATGTGGATAATAGCAAAAAAGtaatgatgaagaaaaaaaaaaaaagccTAGGAGAAATGTCAAAAGGGATAGAAAGGAATGGTTCATATTATTCTCTTAAGGGTGATATAAGGGAGAAGAATAAAGACAATgtaaagaataataaaatgacATCAAATGTTATGGATACCAATATatgtgataataataatattatcaagTTGAAGAATGATAATTTATCgaataaattaaaaaataataaaaataacgatatatctataaatgataataaaaaaatgaatagTCAAAATATCGTagttaataaaaatatatttagtCCTAGTACTAGTGTAACAAATATTTGTGATGATAGAAATattgttaaaaaaataagtgtaggtagtaaaaaaaatgttaagGATAAATTCGATATATTCAATTTTGATGATTCATATACTGACGACGATATGGATGATAAAGATGTATCATCTATAAATAGGGAAGATGATATAAATGTGAATACCTTGACCGGGAAGATATTGATGGGATTAATTAAAGGAAGTAGTAgtttaaataatgaagagGAAGAAAATACAGCAAAGATGAATAAACAACTAGATGTAAAAAATGGTAtagataatgataataataataataataataataatattagtGAGGGTGttgttataaataataaaaaaaaagatacTGTGAAGAATAATTCTTGtcaaagaaaaaaagaaatacatattacaagtgaaatatataaggataatcataaaaaaaaagacgtaaaaaaattacatatGGAAAAAGCAAATAGCAGAAAGAATGATcaaattaataatgatgataataaaactGTCAAGGATAAAATgaagagaaaaaataaaacaacTGTTGATAATAAAAGGTCTGAAAATTTTAATGAAACGGAAATTATGGAAAAATTATCGAAGCATTTGAATAGTTATAACCCCTTCGAATGA